Proteins encoded within one genomic window of Brassica rapa cultivar Chiifu-401-42 chromosome A09, CAAS_Brap_v3.01, whole genome shotgun sequence:
- the LOC103837738 gene encoding tRNA-dihydrouridine(16/17) synthase [NAD(P)(+)]-like, with protein MTQNPDPNPDPSQVLDDLLSSEQQQQQPESLSIDTRVEQAWAHWKKLGRPKYIVAPMVDNSELPFRLLCQKYGAQAAYTPMLHSRVFTETEKYRNQEFTTCKEDRPLFVQFCANDPDTLLEAAKRVQPYCDYVDINLGCPQRIAKRGNYGAFLMDNLPLVKSLVKKLAQNLTVPVSCKIRIFPNLQDTLNYAKMLEEAGCSLLAVHGRTRDEKDGKKFRADWGAIKEVREALRIPVLANGNVRCVEDVDECIRETGVEGVLSAETLLENPAAFAGFRTAEWAKEEGYVDGGLDQGDLVVEYLKLCEKHPVPWRMIRSHVHKMLGDWFRVHPQVREEFNAQNILTFEFLYGLVDQLKELGGRVPLYKKRKIDTPQSP; from the exons ATGACCCAAAACCCAGATCCAAACCCTGATCCGTCTCAAGTACTCGACGATCTCCTCTCCTcggagcagcagcagcagcagccggAGAGCTTGAGCATCGATACGAGGGTGGAGCAAGCATGGGCACACTGGAAGAAGCTAGGTAGACCCAAGTACATCGTTGCTCCGATGGTGGATAACTCGGAGCTTCCGTTCCGATTGCTCTGCCAGAAATACGGAGCTCAAGCTGCTTACACACCGATGCTTCATTCCAGAGTCTTCACCGAGACTGAGAAGTATCGTAACCAAGAGTTCACCACTTGTAAGGAGGACAGGCCATTGTTTGTTCAGTTCTGTGCTAATGATCCTGATACGCTCTTGGAAGCTGCAAAGAGAGTCCAACCTTACTGCGATTATGTTGATATCAACTTAGG GTGTCCTCAACGGATTGCGAAGCGAGGGAACTATGGTGCATTCCTGATGGATAACCTTCCTTTGGTGAAGTCACTCGTTAAGAAGTTAGCTCAGAACCTAACTGTTCCCGTCTCCTGCAAGATCCGTATTTTCCCTAACCTTCAAGATACACTCAACTACGCCAAGATGCTAGAAGAAGCCGGCTGCTCATTACTAGCGGTTCACGGCCGGACGAGAGATGAGAAAGACGGGAAGAAGTTTAGAGCTGATTGGGGAGCCATCAAGGAGGTGAGAGAAGCTCTGAGGATCCCTGTTTTAGCCAATGGGAATGTAAGATGCGTTGAAGATGTGGATGAGTGCATCAGAGAAACGGGTGTTGAAGGCGTTCTTTCCGCTGAGACGCTTCTTGAGAACCCTGCGGCCTTTGCTGGGTTTAGAACAGCTGAGTGGGCTAAAGAAGAGGGATACGTGGATGGAGGATTAGATCAGGGAGATTTAGTTGTTGAGTATTTGAAGTTATGTGAGAAGCATCCGGTTCCATGGAGGATGATTCGGTCTCACGTGCATAAGATGCTGGGAGATTGGTTTAGGGTGCATCCACAGGTTAGGGAGGAGTTTAATGCTCAGAACATATTGACGTTTGAGTTTCTGTACGGTCTTGTGGATCAGCTTAAAGAGCTTGGGGGACGAGTTCCACTCTACAAGAAAAGGAAGATAGATACTCCACAGTCTCCATAA
- the LOC103837742 gene encoding F-box protein SKIP2, producing MGQAPSSTAESTAREIDLRLTSPVIVAGRGESMDSGNHPAASDRDYTEDLPGECLAHVFQYLGAGDRKRCSLVCKRWLFVDGQNRHRLSLDARDEISSFLPSMFDRFDSVTKLALRCDRKSLSLSDEALVMISFRCSNLTRVKLRGCREITDLGMVEFAKNCGNLKKLSVGSCNFGAEGVNAMLENCKALEELSVKRLRGIHEAPELVCSSSSLRSVCLKELVNGQVFEPLVANTRTLKTLKIIRCLGDWDKVLKTIGEGDSSLSEIHLERLQVSDFGLSAVSKCSKVETLHIVKTPECSNYGLIDVAERCKLLRKLHIDGWRTNRIGDEGLMAVAKNCLNLQELVLIGVNATHMSLAAIASNCEKLERLALCGSGTIGDTEIACIAKKCGALRKFCIKGCAVSDLGIEALAVGCPNLVKLKVKKCKVVTGEIGEWLRERRRTLVVCMDGDGSEATVAPEGEVETVVGEPRVGQAGGAAEVGSGNGGGSRLAMIRSKFGFLGGRNLITCTFGRWSHNDNDNGTSST from the coding sequence atgggaCAAGCGCCGTCGTCTACGGCGGAATCAACCGCCCGAGAGATAGATCTTAGGCTAACCTCTCCGGTGATCGTTGCCGGTAGAGGAGAATCGATGGATTCGGGAAACCACCCCGCGGCTAGCGATCGTGATTACACCGAAGATCTACCGGGTGAATGTCTAGCTCACGTGTTCCAGTACCTCGGAGCCGGAGATCGCAAGCGATGCTCTCTCGTCTGCAAACGTTGGCTATTCGTCGACGGTCAGAACCGCCACCGGCTATCTCTCGACGCTAGAGACGAGATCTCCTCGTTCCTCCCGTCTATGTTCGACCGGTTCGATTCGGTTACGAAGCTCGCTCTCCGATGCGATCGGAAGTCTCTAAGCTTGAGCGACGAGGCTCTGGTGATGATCTCGTTCCGTTGCTCGAATCTGACTCGCGTGAAGCTTCGCGGCTGCCGCGAGATCACGGATCTGGGGATGGTGGAGTTCGCGAAGAACTGTGGGAATCTGAAGAAGCTCTCCGTTGGGTCTTGCAACTTTGGAGCGGAAGGAGTTAACGCGATGCTTGAGAATTGCAAGGCTCTTGAGGAGTTGTCGGTGAAGAGACTCAGAGGGATTCACGAAGCTCCTGAGTTGGTTTGTTCATCGTCTTCTCTTAGATCCGTCTGCTTGAAGGAGCTTGTTAATGGTCAGGTGTTCGAACCGTTGGTTGCTAATACTAGAACGTTGAAAACTTTGAAGATTATTCGTTGTCTTGGTGATTGGGATAAAGTTCTTAAAACGATAGGAGAAGGAGATAGCTCGTTGAGTGAGATTCATCTAGAGAGGCTCCAAGTTAGCGACTTTGGGCTTTCCGCGGTATCTAAATGCTCAAAGGTGGAGACTTTGCATATAGTGAAGACGCCGGAGTGCTCTAACTATGGGTTGATTGATGTTGCGGAGAGATGTAAGCTGCTGAGGAAGCTTCACATTGATGGTTGGAGGACTAATAGGATCGGTGATGAAGGTCTGATGGCGGTAGCGAAAAACTGCTTGAACTTACAGGAGCTTGTGCTGATTGGCGTTAATGCGACGCATATGAGTTTAGCAGCCATTGCTTCAAACTGTGAGAAGCTGGAAAGATTAGCGCTTTGTGGAAGTGGAACTATAGGGGATACGGAGATCGCTTGTATTGCTAAGAAGTGCGGTGCGTTGAGGAAGTTCTGTATTAAAGGATGTGCGGTGTCGGATCTTGGGATCGAGGCGCTCGCTGTTGGTTGTCCTAACCTGGTGAAGTTGAAGGTGAAGAAGTGTAAAGTGGTGACTGGAGAGATTGGAGAATGGCTAAGAGAGCGAAGGAGGACGCTTGTGGTGTGTATGGATGGTGATGGGAGTGAAGCAACGGTTGCGCCGGAGGGCGAGGTTGAGACTGTTGTGGGGGAGCCAAGAGTGGGTCAAGCTGGTGGTGCGGCGGAGGTTGGATCAGGTAATGGTGGAGGAAGTAGATTAGCGATGATTAGATCAAAGTTTGGGTTTCTTGGTGGAAGGAACTTGATAACTTGCACATTCGGGAGATGGTCTCataatgataatgataatgGTACTAGTTCTACTTGA
- the LOC103837744 gene encoding cytochrome P450 81Q32-like codes for MNRSNFCNFRVSVSVQFLGFVQYGLLQYYYIYIYSSSSIGGTIITEKLANMFNLVSVALVLLLIAAASYLFRSKKNLPPTPVGFPVIGHLHLLKEPVHRCLRDLSQNLGPVFSLKLGSCRAVVVTSASAAEEFLTHQNDIVFANRPISTLGVYVGYNNTVVTAAPYGEHWRNLRRICTLEIFSAARLKESFEIRRDEVRALLRTIHTETTLGGDSFVRLELRPLLSGLTFNIVMRMVAGKRYYGEANEEAEEVRELISEAFEVGGFTYVGDFLPILKLLDFDGYVKRGKRLGSKLDVFLQKLVDEHRQNRGKTEFKNTMITHLLTLQESQHEYYTDEIIKGLVLVMLVAGTDTTAVTLEWAMANLLNHPEALMKTKTELNAVVSREGRLMEESDMGACTYLNNVISETLRLYPAAPLLVPHASSDDCKVAGYDIPRGTWLFVNAWAIQRDPKVWDEPETFKPERFGNEESKTQHWKFIPFGMGRRACPGMGLAHLVLGLTLGSLIQCFDWARDADVAVDMSEGRGLTMPKAVRLVAKCKSSPILDQVAF; via the exons atgaaccgttcgaatttttgtaattttcggGTATCGGTCTCGGTTCAGTTTTTGGGTTTCGTACAATATGGACTACTACAGTACTACTACATCTACATATATAGTTCGTCTTCAATTGGGGGCACGATCATAACAGAAAAGTTGGCAAACATGTTTAATTTGGTTTCAGTCGCTTTAGTCCTCTTATTAATTGCTGCAGCGTCTTATCTTTTCCGATCAAAGAAGAACTTACCACCAACTCCGGTGGGTTTCCCGGTGATCGGACATCTCCATCTCCTCAAAGAACCTGTTCACCGTTGCCTCCGTGACCTTTCTCAAAACCTCGGTCCCGTGTTCTCACTCAAGCTCGGCTCTTGTCGTGCCGTGGTCGTCACGTCAGCTTCCGCCGCTGAGGAGTTCTTAACTCACCAGAACGATATCGTTTTCGCCAACAGGCCTATCAGTACTTTGGGTGTATACGTTGGTTACAACAACACGGTGGTTACCGCAGCTCCTTACGGCGAGCACTGGCGTAACCTCCGCCGTATCTGCACCCTCGAGATCTTCTCCGCCGCTCGTCTCAAGGAGTCGTTCGAGATAAGGAGAGACGAAGTGAGAGCTCTGCTTCGGACGATCCACACGGAGACAACGTTAGGTGGAGATAGCTTTGTCCGGTTGGAGCTACGACCGTTGCTTTCTGGGCTTACGTTTAACATCGTTATGAGAATGGTCGCGGGAAAACGATACTACGGTGAGGCGAACGAGGAAGCTGAGGAAGTGCGGGAGCTGATTAGCGAAGCGTTCGAGGTCGGAGGGTTTACTTACGTCGGTGACTTTCTTCCGATTCTGAAGCTGCTTGACTTCGATGGTTACGTTAAGAGAGGGAAGAGACTCGGCTCGAAGCTGGACGTGTTTCTTCAGAAACTAGTTGACGAGCACAGACAAAACAGAGGAAAAACCGAGTTCAAGAACACGATGATCACTCACTTGCTAACACTTCAAGAATCGCAACACGAGTATTACACGGACGAGATCATCAAAGGACTCGTACTG gtgaTGTTAGTTGCAGGGACTGACACAACGGCGGTGACATTGGAGTGGGCCATGGCTAACCTTCTAAACCATCCAGAGGCTTTAATGAAAACAAAGACGGAGCTAAACGCCGTCGTATCAAGAGAAGGCCGTTTGATGGAGGAATCAGATATGGGCGCATGTACATATCTCAATAACGTGATCTCAGAGACACTTCGTCTTTATCCCGCAGCGCCATTACTGGTCCCGCACGCATCGTCAGATGACTGCAAAGTTGCAGGGTATGACATTCCACGTGGAACATGGTTATTCGTTAACGCGTGGGCTATTCAGAGGGACCCAAAAGTATGGGACGAGCCAGAAACTTTTAAGCCGGAAAGGTTTGGTAATGAAGAATCGAAAACGCAGCATTGGAAGTTTATACCTTTTGGAATGGGTAGAAGAGCGTGTCCTGGTATGGGCCTAGCTCATCTTGTATTGGGATTGACATTAGGGTCATTGATCCAGTGTTTTGATTGGGCGAGGGATGCAGACGTGGCAGTTGACATGTCAGAAGGAAGGGGTCTTACAATGCCTAAAGCGGTGCGTTTAGTCGCCAAATGCAAGTCTTCTCCAATCTTAGACCAAGTTGCTTTTTAA
- the LOC108869899 gene encoding uncharacterized protein LOC108869899, with protein sequence MDLCTDSPDASIPIQGPSFMPRRLQFVNSRLLKLTSCTAMKSQSPELKFRHKNMWMVNQHGLNRASNCWMRMIVHCLWSRFLLWWNQLEPVATVSCFGASRLKPELSKFSPGDIKEDTVARLPQSSRVVNKEAKRLSG encoded by the exons ATGGACTTATGTACGGACTCTCCAGATGCTTCAATACCTATCCAAGGTCCTAGTTTTATGCCAAGAAGATTGCAGTTTGTGAATTCAAGGTTGTTGAAACTTACGTCCTGCACCGCAATGAAAAGCCAAA GTCCTGAACTTAAGTTTCGGCATAAAAATATGTGGATGGTAAACCAACATGGGTTAAACAGAGCATCAAATTGTTGGATGAGAATGATAGTCCATTGTCTCTGGTCAAGGTTCCTTCTATGGTGGAACCAATTGGAACCTGTGGCCACCGTGTCTTGCTTTGGTGCCTCCCGGCTGAAGCCAGAGCTTAGCAAGTTCTCACCTGG TGACATCAAAGAGGACACCGTGGCCAGACTTCCTCAGAGCTCCCGAGTGGTGAACAAAGAAGCCAAAAGGCTCTCTGGTTAG
- the LOC103837745 gene encoding WD40 repeat-containing protein HOS15 isoform X2 has protein sequence MSSLTSVEMNFLVFRYLQESGFTHAAFTLGYEAGINKSNIDGNMVPPGALVKFVQKGLQYMEMEANLTNGEMETEEDFSFFQPLDLISKDVKELQDMLRERKRKERDKEKEKDKSKENDREVEGERSRLREKDRHEKLKEREKEREREKMEREKEREREKMERDKEREREKMERETFERERERMKLERERETEREREREKMEREKAQEKQVGDGDRDMVIDQSDKANAADEDHARSSAAEPMDITMTPASMPSHIPSSDVRILEGHTSEVCACAWSPSASLLASGSGDTTARIWNIPEGPLKSGRTINALILKHAKGKSNEKSKDVTTLDWNGEGTLLATGSCDGQARIWTTNGDLISTLSKHKGPIFSLKWNKKGDYLLTGSVDRTAVVWDVKAEEWKQQFEFHTGPTLDVDWRNNVSFATSSTDTFIYLCKIGETRPVKVFAGHQGEVNCVKWDPTGTLLASCSDDSTAKIWNIKQHNFVHDLRDHTKEIYTIRWSPTGPGTNNPNKQLTLASASFDSTVKLWDAELGKMICSLNGHRDAVYSLAFSPNGEYIASGSVDKSIHIWSLKEGKVVKTYTGEGGIFEVCWNKEGNKLAACFADNSVCVLDFRM, from the exons ATGTCTTCACTCACCTCCGTCGAGATGAATTTTCTGGTTTTCCGTTATCTTCAGGAATCAG GGTTTACACATGCAGCATTCACTCTAGGATACGAGGCAGGgattaataaatcaaacattgATGGGAACATGGTTCCACCTGGTGCTCTTGTCAAATTTGTTCAAAAAGGACTCCAGTACATGGAGATGGAAGCTAATTTGACCAAT GGCGAAATGGAAACTGAGGAGGATTTCTCATTCTTTCAACCCTTGGATCTGATTTCAAAGGACGTGAAGGAGTTGCAGGATATGCTGAGGGAAAGAAAGAGGAAAGAGAGGGATAAGGAGAAGGAAAAAGACAAATCTAAAGAAAACGATAGAGAGGTTGAAGGAGAGCGCAGCCGACTCAGGGAGAAGGATAGGCATGAGAAACTCAAGGAGCGAGAGAAGGAGAGGGAAAGGGAGAAGATGGAGCGTGAGAAGGAGAGGgaaagagagaagatggaacGAGACAAGGAGCGCGAGAGGGAGAAGATGGAACGAGAAACGTTCGAGAGGGAGAGGGAAAGAATGAAGCTAGAGAGGGAACGGGAGACGGaaagggagagggagagagagaagatggagAGGGAAAAGGCTCAAGAAAAGCAGGTTGGAGATGGTGACAGGGACATGGTTATTGACCAAAGTGACAAAGCTAATGCTGCGGATGAAGACCATGCCCGTTCTTCTG CTGCAGAACCTATGGACATCACCATGACTCCTGCTTCTATGCCATCTCACATTCCTAGTTCTGATGTGAGGATTTTGGAAGGGCATACATCTGAG GTTTGTGCGTGTGCATGGAGTCCGTCGGCTTCATTGCTTGCGTCAGG GTCTGGTGATACGACAGCACGTATCTGGAATATCCCGGAGGGACCATTAAAATCTGGTCGTACCATCAACGCTTTGATCCTGAAACATGCAAAAGGAAAGTCAAACGAGAAGAGCAAGGATGTGACAACTCTTGACTGGAAT GGGGAAGGGACTTTACTTGCCACTGGTTCATGTGATGGACAAGCAAGAATTTGGACTACAAACG GTGACTTGATAAGTACTCTGAGCAAACACAAGGGACCTATATTTTCCCTAAAGTGGAACAAGAAGGGTGATTATCTTCTAACCGGAAGTGTCGATAGAACTGCTGTTGTTTGGGATGTTAAGGCAGAGGAATGGAAACAACAATTTGAATTCCACACAG GCCCAACACTTGACGTTGATTGGCGCAACAATGTGTCTTTTGCAACGAGTTCGACCGACACATTTATCTACTTGTGTAAGATTGGAGAAACTCGCCCTGTAAAAGTCTTTGCTGGTCATCAG GGTGAGGTTAATTGCGTGAAATGGGATCCTACCGGTACCTTACTGGCCTCGTGCTCAGATGATAGTACTGCTAAG aTATGGAATATAAAACAACACAACTTTGTTCATGACCTCCGAGACCATACTAAG gAAATTTATACAATCAGATGGAGCCCTACAGGACCAGGAACCAACAATCCCAACAAACAGCTAACTCTTGCGAG TGCATCATTTGACTCGACAGTAAAGCTATGGGATGCAGAACTCGGCAAGATGATATGTAGTCTCAACGGCCACAG GGATGCGGTTTACTCATTGGCGTTTAGTCCAAACGGGGAGTACATAGCGAGTGGGTCAGTGGACAAATCTATACACATCTGGTCACTAAAAGAAGGCAAGGTCGTGAAGACATACACAGGAGAAGGAGGAATTTTCGAAGTGTGTTGGAACAAGGAGGGTAACAAACTCGCAGCTTGCTTTGCTGATAACTCGGTCTGTGTTCTTGATTTCAGAATGTAG
- the LOC103837743 gene encoding microtubule-associated protein RP/EB family member 1C, with protein sequence MAANIGIMDSAYFVGRSEILAWINSTLHLNLSKVEEACSGAVHCQLMDSVHPGTVPMHKVNFDAKSEYEMIQNYKVLQDVFNKLKLTKHIEVSKLVKGRPLDNLEFMQWMKKYCDSVNGGQLHNYHALERREACKGGKEATRRAAATQQSGKSSSSSSVAPRPSSSNGTRKHEPPTSNAGNHHSSRAPSSKQTKPAPAAAAAAYDEKITELKLYIDSLEKERDFYFSKLRDVEILCQNPDTEHLPLVGSIKRILYAADGEDLGAAAAETQTLSPIAEGSEERRNSAIESQKRKLIVNQDVDAAAITSLSPRQRLSDASDVKCSGSSPLLTC encoded by the exons ATGGCAGCGAACATAGGGATAATGGACTCAGCATATTTCGTAGGGAGATCGGAGATTCTCGCGTGGATCAACTCCACTCTGCATCTAAATCTCTCCAAAGTCGAAGAG GCTTGTTCAGGCGCGGTTCACTGCCAGCTCATGGATTCGGTTCACCCTGGTACTGTGCCGATGCACAAGGTTAATTTCGACGCCAAGAGTGAGTACGAGATGATTCAGAACTACAAGGTGCTTCAGGATGTGTTCAACAAGCTCAAGCTCACTAAG CATATTGAAGTGAGCAAACTCGTTAAGGGTAGACCACTTGATAACTTGGAGTTCATGCAGTGGATGAAGAAGTACTGTGATTCTGTTAATGGTGGCCAGCTTCACAA CTATCACGCACTGGAGAGAAGGGAAGCCTGCAAAGGAGGAaaagaagcaacaaggagagcTGCAGCTACACAACAATCCGGCaagagttcttcttcttcttcagttgcACCTAGACCTTCCTCTTCGAATGGTACCCGTAAGCACGAACCACCGACCTCCAACGCTGGGAATCACCACTCGTCAAGAGCTCCCTCGTCTAAACAAACCAAACCTGCGCCTGCTGCTGCGGCTGCGGCTTATGATGAAAAG ATCACAGAACTGAAACTCTACATAGACAGTttggagaaagagagagacttcTACTTCTCTAAACTACGAGATGTAGAGATTCTCTGTCAGAATCCAGACACAGAACACTTGCCT CTTGTTGGTTCCATAAAAAGAATCCTCTACGCAGCAGATGGAGAAGACCTTGGAGCAGCAGCAGCAGAGACACAGACCTTAAGCCCTATTGCTGAAGGATCGGAAGAGAGAAGGAACAGTGCAATAGAGTCGCAGAAGAGGAAGCTCATAGTGAATCAAGACGTGGATGCTGCAGCGATTACATCACTCTCTCCAAGACAACGCCTCTCTGATGCTTCTGATGTCAAATGCAGTGGCTCATCTCCTCTTTTGACCTGCTGA
- the LOC103837745 gene encoding WD40 repeat-containing protein HOS15 isoform X1, producing MSSLTSVEMNFLVFRYLQESGFTHAAFTLGYEAGINKSNIDGNMVPPGALVKFVQKGLQYMEMEANLTNGEMETEEDFSFFQPLDLISKDVKELQDMLRERKRKERDKEKEKDKSKENDREVEGERSRLREKDRHEKLKEREKEREREKMEREKEREREKMERDKEREREKMERETFERERERMKLERERETEREREREKMEREKAQEKQVGDGDRDMVIDQSDKANAADEDHARSSAAEPMDITMTPASMPSHIPSSDVRILEGHTSEVCACAWSPSASLLASGSGDTTARIWNIPEGPLKSGRTINALILKHAKGKSNEKSKDVTTLDWNGEGTLLATGSCDGQARIWTTNGDLISTLSKHKGPIFSLKWNKKGDYLLTGSVDRTAVVWDVKAEEWKQQFEFHTGPTLDVDWRNNVSFATSSTDTFIYLCKIGETRPVKVFAGHQGEVNCVKWDPTGTLLASCSDDSTAKIWNIKQHNFVHDLRDHTKVNITPIKSWNNGLVSLRMDILFNFQEIYTIRWSPTGPGTNNPNKQLTLASASFDSTVKLWDAELGKMICSLNGHRDAVYSLAFSPNGEYIASGSVDKSIHIWSLKEGKVVKTYTGEGGIFEVCWNKEGNKLAACFADNSVCVLDFRM from the exons ATGTCTTCACTCACCTCCGTCGAGATGAATTTTCTGGTTTTCCGTTATCTTCAGGAATCAG GGTTTACACATGCAGCATTCACTCTAGGATACGAGGCAGGgattaataaatcaaacattgATGGGAACATGGTTCCACCTGGTGCTCTTGTCAAATTTGTTCAAAAAGGACTCCAGTACATGGAGATGGAAGCTAATTTGACCAAT GGCGAAATGGAAACTGAGGAGGATTTCTCATTCTTTCAACCCTTGGATCTGATTTCAAAGGACGTGAAGGAGTTGCAGGATATGCTGAGGGAAAGAAAGAGGAAAGAGAGGGATAAGGAGAAGGAAAAAGACAAATCTAAAGAAAACGATAGAGAGGTTGAAGGAGAGCGCAGCCGACTCAGGGAGAAGGATAGGCATGAGAAACTCAAGGAGCGAGAGAAGGAGAGGGAAAGGGAGAAGATGGAGCGTGAGAAGGAGAGGgaaagagagaagatggaacGAGACAAGGAGCGCGAGAGGGAGAAGATGGAACGAGAAACGTTCGAGAGGGAGAGGGAAAGAATGAAGCTAGAGAGGGAACGGGAGACGGaaagggagagggagagagagaagatggagAGGGAAAAGGCTCAAGAAAAGCAGGTTGGAGATGGTGACAGGGACATGGTTATTGACCAAAGTGACAAAGCTAATGCTGCGGATGAAGACCATGCCCGTTCTTCTG CTGCAGAACCTATGGACATCACCATGACTCCTGCTTCTATGCCATCTCACATTCCTAGTTCTGATGTGAGGATTTTGGAAGGGCATACATCTGAG GTTTGTGCGTGTGCATGGAGTCCGTCGGCTTCATTGCTTGCGTCAGG GTCTGGTGATACGACAGCACGTATCTGGAATATCCCGGAGGGACCATTAAAATCTGGTCGTACCATCAACGCTTTGATCCTGAAACATGCAAAAGGAAAGTCAAACGAGAAGAGCAAGGATGTGACAACTCTTGACTGGAAT GGGGAAGGGACTTTACTTGCCACTGGTTCATGTGATGGACAAGCAAGAATTTGGACTACAAACG GTGACTTGATAAGTACTCTGAGCAAACACAAGGGACCTATATTTTCCCTAAAGTGGAACAAGAAGGGTGATTATCTTCTAACCGGAAGTGTCGATAGAACTGCTGTTGTTTGGGATGTTAAGGCAGAGGAATGGAAACAACAATTTGAATTCCACACAG GCCCAACACTTGACGTTGATTGGCGCAACAATGTGTCTTTTGCAACGAGTTCGACCGACACATTTATCTACTTGTGTAAGATTGGAGAAACTCGCCCTGTAAAAGTCTTTGCTGGTCATCAG GGTGAGGTTAATTGCGTGAAATGGGATCCTACCGGTACCTTACTGGCCTCGTGCTCAGATGATAGTACTGCTAAG aTATGGAATATAAAACAACACAACTTTGTTCATGACCTCCGAGACCATACTAAGGTAAACATAACTCCCATTAAATCTTGGAATAATGGTTTGGTTAGTCTAAGGAtggatattttatttaattttcaggAAATTTATACAATCAGATGGAGCCCTACAGGACCAGGAACCAACAATCCCAACAAACAGCTAACTCTTGCGAG TGCATCATTTGACTCGACAGTAAAGCTATGGGATGCAGAACTCGGCAAGATGATATGTAGTCTCAACGGCCACAG GGATGCGGTTTACTCATTGGCGTTTAGTCCAAACGGGGAGTACATAGCGAGTGGGTCAGTGGACAAATCTATACACATCTGGTCACTAAAAGAAGGCAAGGTCGTGAAGACATACACAGGAGAAGGAGGAATTTTCGAAGTGTGTTGGAACAAGGAGGGTAACAAACTCGCAGCTTGCTTTGCTGATAACTCGGTCTGTGTTCTTGATTTCAGAATGTAG